A section of the Verrucomicrobiota bacterium genome encodes:
- a CDS encoding DUF3800 domain-containing protein: MAWLLFMDESGHSHKELPYEVRGGFALADTHLWPFVQDALRLELSCFGARLADYKSEIKGMKLLSQDRFAHATQMAEIEAGKRQHLCRALLQAGLEKRPPTREQLTAYGQAALRMADGIFVLLERHKALIFASAVPRGTARPPANAPLPPDILRKDHVFLLERFFYFLERERQMGLLVMDEVEKQEDRRFVRRLQDYFVKTANGRDRARWIVPSPFFVASDMALPVQVADVVIYALNWGYRHPAEMTAPTRPEIEARYGAQIDKLEWRGEGYDGVRTYRSFGIFCVPDLYIPRT; the protein is encoded by the coding sequence ATGGCCTGGCTACTTTTCATGGACGAGAGCGGGCACAGCCACAAGGAACTGCCTTACGAAGTGCGTGGCGGTTTCGCGCTGGCAGACACGCATCTGTGGCCATTCGTCCAGGATGCGCTGCGGCTGGAGCTTTCCTGTTTCGGCGCGCGGCTGGCGGATTACAAGTCCGAGATCAAGGGAATGAAATTGTTGTCGCAGGATCGTTTCGCGCACGCGACGCAGATGGCAGAGATCGAGGCGGGAAAGCGACAGCATTTGTGTCGGGCGTTGCTGCAAGCGGGCCTGGAAAAGCGTCCGCCGACGCGGGAACAATTGACGGCTTACGGGCAGGCGGCGCTGCGAATGGCGGATGGAATCTTCGTGCTGCTGGAACGACACAAGGCGCTGATCTTCGCGTCTGCCGTCCCGCGCGGGACGGCAAGGCCGCCGGCAAACGCGCCGCTCCCGCCGGATATTCTGCGCAAGGACCATGTTTTTCTGCTCGAACGGTTTTTCTATTTTCTGGAGCGCGAGCGGCAGATGGGTTTGCTGGTGATGGATGAGGTGGAGAAGCAGGAGGACCGCCGTTTCGTCCGGCGGCTTCAGGATTATTTCGTCAAGACGGCCAACGGGCGCGACCGCGCGCGCTGGATCGTGCCGTCGCCGTTCTTCGTGGCGTCGGACATGGCGTTGCCTGTGCAAGTCGCGGACGTGGTGATTTACGCGCTCAACTGGGGCTACCGGCATCCGGCGGAAATGACCGCGCCGACGCGACCGGAAATCGAGGCGCGTTATGGGGCGCAGATCGACAAGTTAGAGTGGCGCGGTGAAGGGTATGACGGCGTTCGCACCTACCGGAGTTTTGGCATCTTTTGCGTGCCGGACCTCTACATCCCCCGAACATGA
- a CDS encoding type I restriction endonuclease subunit R translates to MSFSESNTVEQMILDALSADTTGGNRPFELKETPGWGASLGGDMVAGAAAHWEYAPAADVPRQAGEVMVEPWLRLALIRLNPEIANQPDRADEVIYALRAILLAVQADGLVRANENFMDWLRGEKTMPFGPNGEHVPVRLVDAANPAANQLVVTNQWVYQAGSVEKRFDVVFLVNGLPIVIGEAKTPTRSAVTWFDGAFQVNEIYEKQVPAMFVPNVFSFATEGKHFRYGSIRMPIDIWCPWRTRENEPEGSLADVKRTVESMLQPGVVLDILQNFTVFATDKKHRRIKIIGRWQQYFTVNQLVDRVIKGHPKKGLIWHFQGSGKSLLMVFAAQKLRLHPKLGNPTVIIVVDRIDLDTQITSTFNAADVPNMVGVATRQELQSLLGQDVRKVLITTIHKFGEADGKLNERSNIIVMVDEAHRTQEGDLGRKMREALPNAFLFGLTGTPINRADRNTYWAFGANEDEKGYMSRYSFSESIRDKATLPLHFEAPEVKLKIDKAAIDEAFKQITGELSEQDRDDLAKRAAKMAVLVKNPERIRAVVNHIVTHFQSKVEPNGFKAQVVVFDRECCILYKAVMDELIGPKASAIVISGAQHDPLEWKQHVRDKDAEEKLLDRFRDPADPLKYVIVTSKLLTGFDAPILQVMYLDKPMKDHNLLQAICRTNRTFGQEKTHGLIVDYIGIFDDVARALDFDEKAVQQVVSNIEELRKALPVQVQKCLAFFPHVDRSVGGYEGLLAAQQCLPTNEVRDKFAANYIVLGTIWEALSPDPCLSPYEKDYRWLTQVYESVKPPSGNGKLLWHALGAKTVELINQNVHLESVRDDVETLVLDAQVLEDILKDADPAKRGREIEIRLIARLRKHFGNPKFTELGERLEKIKERHEQGFLNSLQFLKEILELAKEVLEAEKEADPKEERDRAKEALTDLFKDAKTKNTHIIVERIVADIDDIVKKVRFPDWQRTNAGERLVQKELRRTLLKYKLHTDQELFDKAYGYIRQYY, encoded by the coding sequence ATGAGCTTCAGCGAATCCAACACCGTCGAGCAGATGATTCTCGATGCGTTGTCCGCCGACACCACCGGCGGCAACCGGCCGTTTGAGTTGAAAGAGACGCCCGGCTGGGGCGCTTCGCTTGGCGGGGATATGGTGGCAGGTGCGGCTGCGCACTGGGAATACGCGCCCGCCGCTGACGTTCCCCGCCAAGCCGGCGAGGTGATGGTTGAACCGTGGTTGCGGCTGGCCCTCATCCGGCTCAATCCCGAAATTGCCAACCAGCCCGACCGTGCCGACGAGGTGATCTATGCGCTGCGAGCCATTCTGCTCGCGGTGCAGGCGGATGGCTTGGTCCGGGCCAACGAGAATTTCATGGATTGGTTGCGCGGCGAGAAGACCATGCCCTTCGGCCCGAATGGCGAGCATGTGCCCGTGCGGCTTGTGGATGCCGCGAACCCGGCGGCCAACCAGCTCGTGGTCACGAACCAATGGGTGTATCAGGCCGGCAGCGTGGAAAAGCGGTTCGACGTGGTGTTCCTGGTCAACGGTCTGCCCATCGTCATTGGCGAGGCCAAGACGCCCACGCGCAGCGCGGTGACGTGGTTCGATGGCGCGTTTCAGGTGAACGAGATTTACGAGAAACAAGTGCCGGCCATGTTCGTGCCCAACGTCTTTTCCTTCGCCACGGAGGGAAAGCATTTTCGCTACGGCTCGATCCGGATGCCCATAGATATTTGGTGTCCCTGGCGCACGCGGGAGAACGAGCCGGAAGGTTCATTGGCCGACGTGAAGCGCACGGTGGAAAGCATGCTCCAGCCCGGTGTGGTGCTGGACATTCTCCAAAACTTCACCGTGTTCGCCACGGACAAAAAGCATCGCCGCATCAAGATCATCGGTCGTTGGCAGCAGTATTTCACGGTGAACCAGCTCGTTGACCGCGTGATCAAAGGCCACCCCAAGAAGGGACTCATCTGGCATTTTCAGGGCAGCGGCAAGTCGTTGCTCATGGTCTTTGCCGCGCAGAAGTTGCGGTTGCATCCCAAGCTGGGCAATCCCACCGTTATCATCGTGGTGGACCGCATTGACTTGGACACGCAGATCACCAGCACCTTCAACGCCGCCGACGTGCCGAACATGGTCGGCGTGGCCACGCGGCAGGAGTTGCAGTCGTTGCTCGGGCAGGACGTGCGCAAGGTGCTCATCACCACGATTCACAAGTTTGGCGAGGCGGATGGCAAGTTGAACGAGCGCTCCAACATCATCGTGATGGTGGACGAGGCGCATCGCACGCAGGAAGGCGATCTGGGCCGCAAGATGCGCGAGGCGTTGCCGAATGCGTTCCTGTTCGGCCTCACCGGCACGCCCATCAATCGCGCCGACCGCAATACCTATTGGGCGTTCGGCGCGAACGAGGACGAGAAAGGCTACATGAGCCGCTACTCGTTCTCAGAATCCATCCGCGATAAGGCCACGTTGCCGCTGCATTTTGAAGCACCGGAGGTGAAGCTGAAGATCGACAAGGCGGCGATTGATGAAGCGTTCAAGCAGATCACCGGCGAGTTGAGCGAGCAGGACCGCGACGACCTCGCCAAGCGCGCCGCCAAGATGGCCGTGCTGGTGAAGAACCCGGAGCGCATCCGGGCGGTGGTGAATCACATCGTCACGCATTTTCAGTCGAAGGTCGAACCGAACGGCTTCAAGGCGCAGGTGGTGGTGTTCGACCGCGAGTGCTGCATCCTCTACAAGGCGGTGATGGATGAGTTGATCGGCCCGAAAGCCAGCGCCATCGTCATCAGCGGCGCGCAGCACGATCCGTTGGAATGGAAGCAGCACGTCCGCGACAAGGATGCCGAGGAGAAGTTGCTCGACCGTTTCCGCGACCCGGCCGACCCGCTGAAATACGTCATCGTCACCAGCAAGCTGCTCACCGGCTTCGACGCGCCGATCTTGCAGGTGATGTATCTCGATAAGCCGATGAAGGATCACAACCTTCTGCAAGCCATCTGCCGCACCAACCGCACGTTCGGACAGGAAAAGACGCATGGGCTGATCGTGGATTACATCGGCATCTTCGACGACGTGGCCCGGGCGCTGGACTTCGACGAAAAGGCCGTGCAACAGGTCGTCAGCAACATCGAGGAACTGCGCAAGGCGCTCCCGGTGCAGGTGCAGAAGTGTCTGGCCTTTTTCCCGCATGTGGACCGGAGCGTCGGCGGTTACGAGGGGCTGCTGGCCGCGCAGCAATGCCTGCCGACCAACGAAGTGCGCGACAAATTCGCCGCCAATTACATCGTGCTCGGCACGATTTGGGAGGCGCTGTCGCCCGACCCGTGCCTCAGCCCCTACGAAAAAGATTACCGCTGGCTGACGCAGGTGTATGAATCCGTCAAGCCGCCAAGCGGCAATGGCAAGCTGCTCTGGCACGCGCTTGGCGCGAAGACGGTGGAGTTGATCAACCAGAACGTCCACCTGGAATCCGTGCGCGACGATGTCGAGACGCTGGTGCTCGACGCGCAGGTGTTGGAGGATATTTTGAAGGATGCCGACCCGGCCAAGCGCGGGCGGGAAATTGAAATCCGGCTCATCGCCCGGCTGCGCAAACATTTCGGCAACCCAAAATTCACCGAATTGGGCGAGCGATTGGAGAAAATCAAGGAACGCCACGAACAGGGTTTCCTAAACAGCCTGCAATTCCTGAAAGAAATCCTCGAACTCGCCAAGGAAGTCCTGGAGGCGGAGAAAGAAGCCGACCCGAAAGAGGAACGCGACCGCGCCAAGGAAGCGCTCACGGATTTGTTCAAGGATGCCAAAACCAAGAACACGCACATCATCGTCGAGCGCATCGTCGCCGACATTGATGACATCGTGAAAAAAGTGCGTTTCCCCGACTGGCAGCGCACCAACGCCGGCGAGCGCCTCGTGCAAAAGGAACTCCGCCGCACCCTGCTGAAATACAAGCTGCACACCGACCAAGAATTGTTCGACAAAGCCTACGGGTATATCCGGCAGTATTATTGA